The Odocoileus virginianus isolate 20LAN1187 ecotype Illinois chromosome 3, Ovbor_1.2, whole genome shotgun sequence genome includes a window with the following:
- the PSPN gene encoding persephin produces the protein MATGRVLLGSLLLLILHLDLGGSRGAWEALVAERELSFEPAVDRETQRPQPGKDSRNPVRSPTPFCPDPACCQLPLVPAGARLRRSLTSPCQLWSLSLPVAELGLGYMSEETVIFRYCAGSCPRGARTQHGLTLARLRGQGRAHGGPCCRPTRYADVTFLDDRHRWQRLPQLSAAACGCGG, from the coding sequence ATGGCCACAGGAAGAGTCTTGCTAGGCTCTCTGCTTCTCCTGATCCTCCACTTGGACCTTGGTGGAAGCCGGGGGGCCTGGGAGGCTCTGGTGGCGGAGAGAGAGCTCTCATTTGAGCCAGCGGTGGACAGAGAGACCCAGAGGCCACAACCGGGTAAGGACTCCCGGAACCCCGTGCGCTCCCCAACTCCTTTCTGCCCAGACCCTGCCTGCTGTCAGCTGCCCCTTGTCCCTGCAGGAGCCCGCCTGCGCCGATCGCTGACCAGCCCGTGCCAGCTGTGGAGCCTGTCCTTGCCTGTGGCTGAGCTGGGCCTGGGCTACATGTCGGAGGAGACGGTCATCTTCCGCTACTGCGCTGGCAGTTGTCCTCGCGGTGCCCGCACCCAACACGGCCTGACGCTGGCCCGACTGCGGGGCCAGGGCCGAGCCCATGGAGGACCCTGCTGCCGGCCCACCCGCTACGCCGACGTGACCTTTCTCGATGACCGCCACCGCTGGCAGCGGCTGCCCCAGCTCTCAGCAGCGGCCTGTGGCTGCGGTGGCTAA
- the KHSRP gene encoding far upstream element-binding protein 2 isoform X2: MSDYSTGGPPPGPPPPAGGGGGSGGAGGAGGGPPPGPPGAGDRGGGGPGGGGPGGGSAGGPSQPPGGGGPGIRKDAFADAVQRARQIAAKIGGDAATTVNNSTPDFGFGGQKRQLEDGDQPESKKLASQGDSMSSQLGPIHPPPRTSMTEEYRVPDGMVGLIIGRGGEQINKIQQDSGCKVQISPDSGGLPERSVSLTGAPESVQKAKMMLDDIVSRGRGGPPGQFHDNANGGQNGTVQEIMIPAGKAGLVIGKGGETIKQLQERAGVKMILIQDGSQNTNVDKPLRIIGDPYKVQQACEMVMDILRERDQGGFGDRNEYGSRIGGGIDVPVPRHSVGVVIGRSGEMIKKIQNDAGVRIQFKQDDGTGPEKIAHIMGPPDRCEHAARIINDLLQSLRSGPPGPPGGPGMPPGGRGRGRGQGNWGPPGGEMTFSIPTHKCGLVIGRGGENVKAINQQTGAFVEISRQLPPNGDPNFKLFIIRGSPQQIDHAKQLIEEKIEGPLCPVGPGPGGPGPAGPMGPFNPGPFNQGPPGAPPHAGGPPPHQYPPQGWGNTYPQWQPPAPHDPNKAAAAAADPNAAWAAYYSHYYQQPPGPVPGPAPAPAAPPTQGEPPQPPPAGQSDYTKAWEEYYKKIGQQPQQPGAPPQQDYTKAWEEYYKKQAQVATGGGPGAPPGSQPDYSAAWAEYYRQQAAYYGQTPGPGGPQPPPTQQGQQQAQ, encoded by the exons ATGTCGGACTACAGCACGGGAGGACCCCCGCCCGGGCCGCCGCCACCcgccggcgggggcggggggtccGGAGGAGCCGGGGGCGCCGGGGGAGGCCCGCCACCGGGCCCGCCGGGCGCGGGGGAccggggcggcggcggccccggcggcggcggccccggcGGAGGGTCGGCCGGTGGCCCCTCGCAGCCACCCGGCGGGGGCGGCCCGGGAATCCGCAAGGACGCCTTCGCAGACGCCGTGCAGCGGGCCCGCCAG ATCGCAGCCAAGATTGGAGGCGACGCAGCTACCACAGTGAATAACAGCACTCCTGATTTTGGTTTTGGGGGCCAAAAGAGGCAGTTAGAAGATGGAG ACCAACCAGAGAGCAAGAAGCTGGCTTCCCAGGGAGACT CCATGAGTTCTCAACTCGGGCCCATTCATCCTCCCCCCAG GACTTCAATGACAGAAGAGTACCGGGTCCCAGACGGCATGGTGGGACTAA TCATTGGCAGAGGAGGTGAACAGATTAATAAAATCCAGCAGGACTCAGGCTGCAAAGTCCAAATCTCTCCAG acAGCGGTGGCCTACCTGAACGCAGTGTGTCCTTGACAGGAGCCCCGGAGTCTGTGCA GAAAGCGAAGATGATGCTGGACGACATTGTCTCCCGGGGCCGCGGGGGCCCCCCAGGCCAGTTCCATGACAATGCCAATGGGGGCCAGAACGGCACAGTGCAGGAAATCATGATCCCCGCGGGCAAGGCCGGCCTGGTCATTGGCAAAGGCGGGGAGACCATCAAGCAGCTGCAG GAACGGGCTGGAGTGAAGATGATTTTAATCCAGGATGGCTCCCAGAACACGAATGTGGACAAACCGCTGCGGATCATCGGAGACCCTTACAAAGTGCAG CAAGCCTGTGAGATGGTGATGGACATCCTGCGGGAGCGTGACCAGGGCGGCTTTGGAGACCGGAATGAGTATGGGTCCCGGATCGGTGGGGGCATCGAT GTGCCAGTGCCTAGGCATTCTGTTGGTGTGGTCATCGGCCGGAGTGGGGAGATGATCAAGAAGATCCAGAATGATGCTGGTGTTCGGATACAGTTTAAACAAG ACGATGGGACAGGTCCTGAGAAGATAGCACACATCATGGGACCCCCAGACCGGTGTGAGCACGCGGCGCGGATTATCAATGACCTCCTCCAAAGCCTCAGG AGTGGTCCCCCAGGCCCTCCAGGGGGTCCTGGTATGCCCCCAGGAGGCCGAGGTCGAGGTAGGGGCCAAGGCAACTGGGGCCCTCCAGGTGGGGAGATGACCTTCTCCATCCCCACGCACAAGTGCGGGCTGGTCATCGGCCGAG GCGGCGAGAATGTGAAAGCCATAAACCAGCAGACAGGCGCCTTTGTAGAGATATCTCGGCAGCTGCCACCCAACGGAGACCCCAACTTCAAGCTGTTCATCATCCGGGGCTCACCCCAGCAGATCGACCATGCCAAGCAGCTCATTGAGGAGAAGATCGAG ggtcccCTCTGCCCAGTCGGACCAGGCCCTGGGGGACCAGGCCCTGCCGGCCCCATGGGGCCCTTCAACCCTGGGCCCTTCAATCAGGGCCCACCTGGGGCTCCCCCTCA TGCTGGAGGCCCCCCTCCTCACCAGTACCCACCCCAGGGCTGGGGCAACACCTACCCTCAGTGGCAGCCGCCTGCTCCTCATGACCCGA ATAAAgccgccgctgccgctgccgACCCCAACGCCGCCTGGGCCGCCTACTACTCACACTACTACCAGCAGCCCCCAGGCCCCGtgcccggcccggccccggcccccgcGGCCCCGCCCACCCAGGGCGAGCCCCCGCAGCCTCCACCTGCTGGCCAGTCGGACTACACCAAGGCCTGGGAAGAGTATTACAAAAAGATCG GCCAGCAGCCCCAGCAGCCTGGAGCACCCCCGCAGCAGGACTACACGAAGGCCTGGGAAGAGTACTACAAGAAGCAGG CTCAAGTGGCTACCGGAGGGGGTCCAGGAGCACCCCCGGGTTCCCAGCCAGACTACAGTGCCGCCTGGGCTGAATATTACAGACAGCAAGCCGCTTACTACGGACAGACTCCAGGTCCCGGCGGCCCCCAGCCTCCGCCCACACAGCAGGGACAGCAGCAG GCTCAATGA
- the KHSRP gene encoding far upstream element-binding protein 2 isoform X1 encodes MSDYSTGGPPPGPPPPAGGGGGSGGAGGAGGGPPPGPPGAGDRGGGGPGGGGPGGGSAGGPSQPPGGGGPGIRKDAFADAVQRARQIAAKIGGDAATTVNNSTPDFGFGGQKRQLEDGDQPESKKLASQGDSMSSQLGPIHPPPRTSMTEEYRVPDGMVGLIIGRGGEQINKIQQDSGCKVQISPDSGGLPERSVSLTGAPESVQKAKMMLDDIVSRGRGGPPGQFHDNANGGQNGTVQEIMIPAGKAGLVIGKGGETIKQLQERAGVKMILIQDGSQNTNVDKPLRIIGDPYKVQQACEMVMDILRERDQGGFGDRNEYGSRIGGGIDVPVPRHSVGVVIGRSGEMIKKIQNDAGVRIQFKQDDGTGPEKIAHIMGPPDRCEHAARIINDLLQSLRSGPPGPPGGPGMPPGGRGRGRGQGNWGPPGGEMTFSIPTHKCGLVIGRGGENVKAINQQTGAFVEISRQLPPNGDPNFKLFIIRGSPQQIDHAKQLIEEKIEGPLCPVGPGPGGPGPAGPMGPFNPGPFNQGPPGAPPHAGGPPPHQYPPQGWGNTYPQWQPPAPHDPNKAAAAAADPNAAWAAYYSHYYQQPPGPVPGPAPAPAAPPTQGEPPQPPPAGQSDYTKAWEEYYKKIGQQPQQPGAPPQQDYTKAWEEYYKKQAQVATGGGPGAPPGSQPDYSAAWAEYYRQQAAYYGQTPGPGGPQPPPTQQGQQQASGNCHPPPPPFSFQPPATVHPALVGSAGNPFPCGVCP; translated from the exons ATGTCGGACTACAGCACGGGAGGACCCCCGCCCGGGCCGCCGCCACCcgccggcgggggcggggggtccGGAGGAGCCGGGGGCGCCGGGGGAGGCCCGCCACCGGGCCCGCCGGGCGCGGGGGAccggggcggcggcggccccggcggcggcggccccggcGGAGGGTCGGCCGGTGGCCCCTCGCAGCCACCCGGCGGGGGCGGCCCGGGAATCCGCAAGGACGCCTTCGCAGACGCCGTGCAGCGGGCCCGCCAG ATCGCAGCCAAGATTGGAGGCGACGCAGCTACCACAGTGAATAACAGCACTCCTGATTTTGGTTTTGGGGGCCAAAAGAGGCAGTTAGAAGATGGAG ACCAACCAGAGAGCAAGAAGCTGGCTTCCCAGGGAGACT CCATGAGTTCTCAACTCGGGCCCATTCATCCTCCCCCCAG GACTTCAATGACAGAAGAGTACCGGGTCCCAGACGGCATGGTGGGACTAA TCATTGGCAGAGGAGGTGAACAGATTAATAAAATCCAGCAGGACTCAGGCTGCAAAGTCCAAATCTCTCCAG acAGCGGTGGCCTACCTGAACGCAGTGTGTCCTTGACAGGAGCCCCGGAGTCTGTGCA GAAAGCGAAGATGATGCTGGACGACATTGTCTCCCGGGGCCGCGGGGGCCCCCCAGGCCAGTTCCATGACAATGCCAATGGGGGCCAGAACGGCACAGTGCAGGAAATCATGATCCCCGCGGGCAAGGCCGGCCTGGTCATTGGCAAAGGCGGGGAGACCATCAAGCAGCTGCAG GAACGGGCTGGAGTGAAGATGATTTTAATCCAGGATGGCTCCCAGAACACGAATGTGGACAAACCGCTGCGGATCATCGGAGACCCTTACAAAGTGCAG CAAGCCTGTGAGATGGTGATGGACATCCTGCGGGAGCGTGACCAGGGCGGCTTTGGAGACCGGAATGAGTATGGGTCCCGGATCGGTGGGGGCATCGAT GTGCCAGTGCCTAGGCATTCTGTTGGTGTGGTCATCGGCCGGAGTGGGGAGATGATCAAGAAGATCCAGAATGATGCTGGTGTTCGGATACAGTTTAAACAAG ACGATGGGACAGGTCCTGAGAAGATAGCACACATCATGGGACCCCCAGACCGGTGTGAGCACGCGGCGCGGATTATCAATGACCTCCTCCAAAGCCTCAGG AGTGGTCCCCCAGGCCCTCCAGGGGGTCCTGGTATGCCCCCAGGAGGCCGAGGTCGAGGTAGGGGCCAAGGCAACTGGGGCCCTCCAGGTGGGGAGATGACCTTCTCCATCCCCACGCACAAGTGCGGGCTGGTCATCGGCCGAG GCGGCGAGAATGTGAAAGCCATAAACCAGCAGACAGGCGCCTTTGTAGAGATATCTCGGCAGCTGCCACCCAACGGAGACCCCAACTTCAAGCTGTTCATCATCCGGGGCTCACCCCAGCAGATCGACCATGCCAAGCAGCTCATTGAGGAGAAGATCGAG ggtcccCTCTGCCCAGTCGGACCAGGCCCTGGGGGACCAGGCCCTGCCGGCCCCATGGGGCCCTTCAACCCTGGGCCCTTCAATCAGGGCCCACCTGGGGCTCCCCCTCA TGCTGGAGGCCCCCCTCCTCACCAGTACCCACCCCAGGGCTGGGGCAACACCTACCCTCAGTGGCAGCCGCCTGCTCCTCATGACCCGA ATAAAgccgccgctgccgctgccgACCCCAACGCCGCCTGGGCCGCCTACTACTCACACTACTACCAGCAGCCCCCAGGCCCCGtgcccggcccggccccggcccccgcGGCCCCGCCCACCCAGGGCGAGCCCCCGCAGCCTCCACCTGCTGGCCAGTCGGACTACACCAAGGCCTGGGAAGAGTATTACAAAAAGATCG GCCAGCAGCCCCAGCAGCCTGGAGCACCCCCGCAGCAGGACTACACGAAGGCCTGGGAAGAGTACTACAAGAAGCAGG CTCAAGTGGCTACCGGAGGGGGTCCAGGAGCACCCCCGGGTTCCCAGCCAGACTACAGTGCCGCCTGGGCTGAATATTACAGACAGCAAGCCGCTTACTACGGACAGACTCCAGGTCCCGGCGGCCCCCAGCCTCCGCCCACACAGCAGGGACAGCAGCAGGCAAGTGGGAAttgccaccctcctcctcctcctttctccttccaacCCCCGGCCACCGTCCATCCTGCCTTAGTGGGTAGCGCCGGAAACCCCTTCCCCTGCGGGGTGTGTCCTTGA
- the GTF2F1 gene encoding general transcription factor IIF subunit 1: protein MAALGPSSQNVTEYVVRVPKNTTKKYNIMAFNAADKVNLTTWNQARLERDLSNKKIYQEEEMPESGAGSEFNRKLREEARRKKYGIVLKEFRPEDQPWLLRVNGKSGRKFKGIKKGGVTENTSYYIFTQCPDGAFEAFPVHNWYNFTPLAKHRTLTAEEAEEEWERRNKVLNHFSIMQQRRLKDQDQDEEDEEKEKRSRKKASELRIHDLEDDLEMSSDDSEASGEEGGRAPKAKKKAPPSKGGRKKKKKKGSDDEAFEDSDDGDFEGQEVDYMSDGSSSSQDELEGKPKVTQQEEGPKGVDEQSESSEDSEEEKPPEEDKEEEEEKKAPTPQEKKRRKDSSEESDSSEESDIDSEASSALFMAKKKTPPKRERKPSGGSSRGNSRPGTPSTEAGSTSSTLRAAASKLEQGKRTSETPAAKRLRLDTGPQSLSGKSTPQPQSGKSTPSSGDVQVTEDAVRRYLTRKPMTTKDLLKKFQTKKTGLSSEQTVNVLAQILKRLNPERKMINDKMHFSLKE, encoded by the exons ATGGCGGCCCTT GGCCCCAGCAGCCAGAATGTCACTGAGTATGTCGTCCGAGTTCCCAA AAATACCACCAAAAAATACAATATCATGGCTTTCAATGCAGCTGATAAAGTCAACCTCACTACTTGGAATCAG GCCCGGCTGGAACGAGACCTGAGCAACAAGAAGATTTACCAAGAGGAGGAGATGCCTGAGTCGGGCGCCGGCAGCGAGTTCAATCGCAAGCTCCGGGAGGAGGCGCGGAGGAAGAAGTACGGCATTGTCCTCAAGGAGTTCCGGCCAGAGGACCAGCCCTGGCTGCTGCGGGTCAACGGCAAATCGGGCCGCAAGTTCAAGGGCATAAAGAAGGGCGGCGTGACAGAAAACACCTCCTACTACATCTTTACCCAGTGCCCTGATGGGGCTTTCGAGGCCTTCCCTGTGCACAACTGGTATAACTTCACGCCGCTGGCCAAGCACCGCACGCTCACGGccgaggaggctgaggaggagtgGGAGAGGAGAAACAAGGTCCTGAACCACTTTAGCATCATGCAGCAGCGGCGACTGAAAGACCAGGACCAGGACGAGGAGGACGAGGAGAAGGAGAAGCGCAGCCGCAAGAAGGCCAGCGAGCTGCGCATCCACGACCTGGAGGACGACCTGGAGATGTCGTCCGATGACAGCGAGGCCAGCGGCGAGGAGG GTGGCAGAGCCCCCAAGGCCAAGAAGAAGGCACCGCCCAGCAAGGGGGGccggaaaaagaagaagaagaagggctCAGATGATGAGGCCTTTGAGGACAGTGATGACGGGGACTTCGAGGGCCAGGAGGTGGACTACATGTCTGATGGCTCCAG CAGCTCCCAGGATGAGCTGGAGGGCaagcccaaggtcacccagcaggaGGAAGGTCCCAAGGGCGTGGACGAGCAGAGTGAGAGCAGTGAAGACAGCGAGGAGGAAAAGCCTCCCGAGGaggacaaggaggaggaggaggagaagaaggcgcCCACGCCGCAGGAGAAGAAGCGGAGGAAAG ACAGCAGCGAGGAGTCCGACAGCTCAGAGGAGAGTGACATCGACAGCGAAGCCTCCTCGGCACTCTTCATGGCG AAAAAGAAGACGCCCCCCAAAAGGGAGCGGAAGCCATCAGGGGGCAGTTCCCGGGGTAACAGCCGGCCAGGCACGCCCAGCACTGAAGCAGGCAGTACTTCTTCCACCCTCCGGGCAGCTGCCAGCAAGCTGGAGCAGG GGAAGCGCACCAGCGAAACACCAGCAGCCAAGCGGCTGCGACTGGACACCGGGCCCCAGAGCTTGTCTGGTAAATCCACTCCTCAGCCCCAGTCTGGGAAGTCAACCCCCAGCAGCGGCGACGTTCAAGTGACTGAAGACGCCGTGCGCCGCTACCTGACGCGGAAGCCCATGACCACCAAGGACCTGCTGAAAAAGTTCCAGACCAAGAAGACGGGGCTGAGCAGCGAGCAGACAGTGAATGTGCTGGCTCAGATCCTGAAGCGCCTAAACCCTGAGCGCAAGATGATCAACGACAAGATGCATTTCTCCCTCAAGGAGTGA